The Megachile rotundata isolate GNS110a chromosome 8, iyMegRotu1, whole genome shotgun sequence genome has a segment encoding these proteins:
- the LOC100879426 gene encoding odorant receptor 10-like, translating into MKKQSNNSIDYYILPNKILCTTLGISLSDKKRSLCGQIFAYLRLFVAVASISSFVVPQAMLLFIKWNDLKILSEVGGILTTLAQFEFKLIYLAIRREKTYKLYKEVRSLWNSTDDPEEKRSYEEFAYWARRFTIIFYSFGTWTTVIYTASAAVDCIIIQYSANNDTITRSLPFDVWYGTNVSESPSFEIMFTVQTVSAIYNSAAIWGIETSCMTAILHVSGQFKLIKTWINNIGVKIKNEPKDHYYKCPPDIEDGLVRCIRHHQRLVNVVNELNDLLIPIIFIQLLTSGIKICLSGFAVMNNNTNAELIKAVLYLFGMTTQLLLYCYPGEILIRESEEVGDAAYLNVYWYKLPPSNRRQLLLTILRAQKCCSITAVTFQRLSFRTLTGVFNTAASYFTLLRQMQETSI; encoded by the exons ATGAAGAAACAATCTAACAACTCGATCGATTACTACATACTCCCGAATAAAATTCTGTGCACTACTCTCGGAATATCGCTTAGTGATAAGAAGCGGTCGTTATGTGGACAAATATTCGCGTATTTGAGGTTGTTTGTGGCGGTCGCGTCGATTAGCAGCTTTGTTGTGCCCCAAGCTATGCTGCTGTTCATTAAGTGGaacgatttgaagattttatcaG AGGTAGGTGGCATCCTAACGACGCTCGCCCAATTCGAGTTCAAACTGATTTATCTGGCAATAAGAAGAGAGAAAACGTACAAACTGTACAAGGAAGTAAGAAGTTTGTGGAACTCCACCGATGACCCCGAAGAGAAACGATCCTACGAGGAGTTTGCTTACTGGGCGAGACGCTTCACGATTATATTCTACTCCTTCGGCACTTGGACCACGGTTATCTACACTGCCTCGGCAGCTGTCGATTGTATTATAATACAGTATTCCGCCAACAATGATACTATTACTCGATCTTTACCTTTTGACGTCTG GTACGGAACGAATGTGAGCGAATCCCCTAGCTTCGAGATCATGTTCACCGTACAGACCGTCTCAGCGATCTACAACAGCGCAGCGATTTGGGGTATCGAAACTTCGTGTATGACAGCTATCCTTCACGTGTCGGGTCAATTTAAGTTAATTAAAACGTGGATTAATAATATCGGAGTGAAGATCAAGAATGAACCGAAGGATCACTATTATAAGTGTCCGCCGGATATTGAGGATGGCTTGGTCAGATGCATTCGTCATCATCAGAGATTGGTCAA TGTGGTGAACGAATTGAACGATCTGCTAATCCCCATCATCTTCATCCAACTCCTCACGAGCGGCATCAAGATCTGTTTGAGCGGATTCGCAGTTATGAATAACAACACGAATGCCGAATTAATTAAAGCCGTTCTTTATTTATTCGGGATGACGACACAGCTCCTGCTGTATTGTTACCCCGGTGAGATTCTGATTCGGGAGAGCGAGGAGGTAGGGGATGCGGCTTATCTGAATGTGTACTGGTATAAATTGCCACCGAGTAATAGAAGACAGCTGCTTCTTACAATTCTGAGAGCGCAGAAATGTTGCAGCATTACTGCGGTGACGTTTCAGAGACTTTCGTTTCGAACCTTGACTGGC GTATTTAATACAGCGGCTTCGTACTTTACCCTGCTGAGACAAATGCAAGAAACATCGATCTAA
- the LOC143264961 gene encoding putative odorant receptor 92a, with the protein MEYLESPEFELMYAGQIMASFICCFGVCGLDGMCLTTILHVSGQFRLIATWLNNIGIEMKCKPIDLHNCPVKLTAGLVRCIRHHQRLINVVEDVNTLLAPIIFLQLLTGGMQICLSGFAVLSNNAGDNLIKFIAYLASVTIQIVMYCWPGEILIQESQKVGHAAYLNVPWYQLPLFHRRQLLLIIIKSQKYCCISALTFKSLSSHTLTNVFNTGCSYFALLRKVQEKST; encoded by the exons ATGGAGTACTTGGAATCACCCGAATTCGAGTTGATGTACGCCGGCCAGATCATGGCATCCTTTATTTGCTGCTTCGGAGTTTGCGGTCTGGATGGTATGTGTTTGACCACGATCTTACACGTGTCGGGTCAGTTTAGATTAATTGCCACCTGGCTGAATAACATCGGTATCGAAATGAAGTGCAAGCCTATCGATTTGCATAATTGCCCGGTGAAGCTGACGGCGGGCCTCGTCAGATGCATCCGTCATCATCAGCGATTAATAAA TGTGGTGGAGGATGTCAACACATTATTGGCACCCATTATTTTCCTTCAACTCCTTACTGGTGGCATGCAGATTTGTCTAAGCGGATTTGCAGTGCTCAGCAATAACGCGGGAGATAACCTTATCAAATTCATCGCTTACTTAGCATCGGTGACGATACAGATCGTAATGTATTGCTGGCCCGGAGAGATTCTCATTCAGGAAAGTCAGAAAGTGGGTCACGCTGCGTACTTGAATGTACCGTGGTACCAACTGCCACTGTTTCATCGGAGACAACTGTTACTCATAATCATAAAGTCGCAGAAGTATTGCTGCATATCTGCATTGACGTTTAAGTCGCTGTCTAGTCACACTTTGACGAAC GTATTCAACACAGGCTGTTCCTATTTCGCCCTGCTCCGAAAAGTACAAGAAAAGTCCACGTGA
- the LOC100879311 gene encoding odorant receptor 10-like, which translates to MGKPSENTIDYYIQPNKILCSIYGLWPTDEERTTSKQVLAVVHLVISVIIVCSVFVPEVIILTTKWRDLSILAGAGTLTLTMTQFLFKTIYLTTKRDTAHRLLVELRSLWVTTDDPVERQSYEVFAYWGRISTIGFFMSAVGSTSLFLVTATLDCFEDVENSNRTNRHLPYDVWQELDFLKSPEFEVIYACQILATLNACCAVCGMDGMCWTTILYLSGQFRLITTWLNNIGVEMNYKPHPKDCSVKVAADLVKCIRHHQRLSKVVKDVNSLLIPIIFIQLLTSGVQICLSGFAVLSNNGGDNLLKFSCFLSSVLVQLVMYCWPGEILIQESQEVGYAAYLGVPWYQLPPAYRRQLMLIILKSQDGCSISALTFKSLGCHTLTSVFNTGSSYFALLRKMQDTSS; encoded by the exons ATGGGCAAACCGTCGGAGAACACGATCGACTATTACATACAACCGAACAAGATCTTATGTAGCATATATGGACTGTGGCCTACCGATGAAGAACGCACAACGAGCAAGCAGGTGCTGGCGGTCGTGCATTTGGTGATCTCAGTGATTATTGTGTGTTCCGTTTTCGTACCTGAGGTTATAATATTAACTACCAAGTGGCGTGATCTTTCTATTCTAGCAG GTGCAGGAACCTTGACACTGACAATGACGCAATTTCTGTTCAAAACAATCTATCTCACGACGAAGAGGGACACCGCACACAGACTATTGGTAGAACTGAGAAGCCTGTGGGTCACGACTGACGATCCCGTAGAAAGGCAATCGTACGAAGTGTTCGCTTACTGGGGACGGATTTCTACCATAGGCTTCTTCATGTCGGCTGTCGGGTCCACGTCTCTGTTTCTGGTCACTGCGACATTGGATTGCTTTGAGGACGTGGAGAATAGCAACAGAACCAATCGACATTTACCATATGACGTCTG GCAAGAACTCGACTTTCTGAAATCGCCCGAGTTCGAGGTGATATACGCCTGCCAAATATTAGCGACATTAAATGCCTGCTGCGCAGTGTGCGGCATGGACGGAATGTGCTGGACCACGATCTTGTACCTGTCCGGTCAATTCAGATTAATCACCACCTGGCTAAATAACATCGGTGTCGAAATGAATTACAAGCCCCATCCAAAAGATTGTTCAGTGAAAGTAGCAGCAGACTTAGTCAAATGCATTCGTCATCATCAGCGACTATCAAA GGTAGTAAAGGACGTTAACAGTTTACTGATACCAATTATTTTCATACAACTTCTCACGAGTGGCGTACAAATTTGTTTAAGCGGATTCGCGGTGCTCAGCAATAACGGTGGAGACAATCTCTTAAAATTTTCCTGTTTTTTATCGTCAGTATTGGTGCAGCTCGTTATGTATTGCTGGCCGGGTGAGATTTTGATTCAGGAGAGTCAGGAAGTGGGGTATGCGGCTTACCTGGGGGTGCCGTGGTATCAGTTACCGCCGGCTTATCGCAGACAGTTGATGCTCATTATCCTGAAATCGCAGGACGGGTGCAGCATATCAGCGTTGACGTTCAAGTCGTTGGGCTGCCACACTTTGACAAGT GTATTCAACACAGGCTCCTCCTATTTCGCCCTGTTACGAAAGATGCAAGACACATCCTCGTGA
- the LOC143264990 gene encoding uncharacterized protein LOC143264990 gives MEKVSKDTIDYYILPNKILCSMYGIWPSTEERSTIKKVFSVLHLVLSVMIACSVLVPEIMLISSNWRDLSVVAGAGSLVVTVGQFLFKTAYLVAKKEKACRLLDELRSLWNSTDDPVEKKSYEVFAYWGRTCTIAFFVSGMSTTSMFMISGVLDSLNQQDLDNSSNRYLPYDVW, from the exons ATGGAAAAAGTGTCAAAGGACACGATCGACTATTACATACTGCCGAACAAGATTTTATGCAGCATGTACGGAATATGGCCTTCGACTGAGGAACGCTCGACTATCAAGAAAGTGTTCTCGGTTCTACATTTGGTGCTTTCTGTGATGATTGCGTGCAGCGTCCTCGTACCTGAGATTATGCTAATATCGTCAAATTGGCGGGATCTTTCTGTTGTAGCAG GTGCCGGTTCCCTCGTAGTGACAGTTGGACAATTTCTATTCAAAACCGCTTATCTTGTGGCGAAGAAAGAAAAAGCATGCAGACTTTTAGACGAACTGAGAAGCCTTTGGAACTCGACTGACGATCCTGTCGAAAAAAAATCGTATGAAGTGTTCGCTTACTGGGGTAGAACATGCACCATAGCCTTCTTCGTGTCAGGAATGTCAACCACCTCCATGTTCATGATATCTGGCGTTCTGGATTCTCTTAATCAACAAGACCTGGACAATAGTAGCAACCGATATTTACCATACGATGTCtggtga
- the LOC143265002 gene encoding odorant receptor 67c-like, giving the protein MEYSKSPEFELLYAGQIMSSFISCFGLCGLDGMCLTTILHVSGQFRLITTWLNNIGIEMKCKPIDLHNCPVKLTADLVRCIRHHQRLINVVEDVNTLLAPVIFVQLLTGGIQICLSGFAVLSNNVGDDLVIFVAYLASVTIQIVMYCWPGEILIQESQKVGHAAYLNVPWYQLPLFYRRQLLLIIIKSQKYCCISALTFKSLSSHTLTNVFNTGSSYFALLRKMQDTFS; this is encoded by the exons ATGGAGTATTCGAAATCACCAGAATTCGAGTTGTTGTACGCCGGCCAGATCATGTCATCCTTTATTAGCTGCTTCGGACTTTGCGGTCTGGATGGTATGTGTTTGACCACGATCTTACACGTGTCGGGTCAGTTTAGATTAATTACCACCTGGCTGAATAACATCGGTATCGAAATGAAGTGCAAGCCTATCGATTTGCATAATTGCCCGGTGAAGCTAACGGCGGACCTCGTCAGATGCATTCGTCATCATCAGCGATTAATAAA TGTGGTGGAGGATGTCAACACATTATTGGCACCCGTTATTTTCGTCCAACTTCTCACTGGTGGCATACAGATTTGTCTAAGCGGATTCGCGGTGCTTAGCAATAACGTGGGAGACGACCTCGTCATATTCGTCGCTTACTTAGCATCGGTGACGATACAGATCGTAATGTACTGCTGGCCCGGAGAGATTCTCATTCAGGAAAGTCAGAAAGTGGGTCACGCTGCGTACTTGAATGTACCGTGGTACCAACTACCACTGTTTTATCGGAGACAACTGTTACTCATAATCATAAAGTCGCAGAAGTATTGCTGCATATCTGCATTGACGTTTAAGTCGCTGTCTAGTCACACTTTGACGAAC GTATTCAACACAGGCTCCTCCTATTTCGCCCTGTTACGAAAGATGCAAGACACATTCTCGTGA
- the LOC143265003 gene encoding odorant receptor 10-like, protein MRQPSKDTIDYYIFPNKILCSMFGMWPSDKKRSTVRKMLAYLHFVFSVLTVCVIVVPEIILLAVRWRDLKIFAATYDYITDVNMNAGSRHLPYDVWRGIDFIDSPEFEIIFVSQILASLFAACAVIGLDSTCVTIILHLSGQFRLITTWLSNIGIEMQYNRIDLHNCPPSVSADLIKCIRHHQRLIKVLQDVNSLLTPIIFMQVFTSSIVFCLGGYAIISNNAADDLFKFVSYILSMTIQLLLWCWPGEILIEESLHIGYAAYVNVPWYNLPPFYRRQLCLIVLRSQKTCSLSAFIFHSLSIYTLTNVLNTAFSYFALLRQIQDKNM, encoded by the exons ATGAGACAACCGTCAAAGGACACTATCGATTATTACATATTCCCGAACAAGATTTTGTGCAGTATGTTCGGTATGTGGCCTTCTGATAAGAAACGCTCGACTGTCAGGAAAATGTTGGCGTACTTGCACTTTGTGTTCTCTGTACTGACggtgtgtgtgatcgtggtgcCTGAGATTATATTATTGGCTGTCAGGTGGAGGGATCTGAAGATTTTTGCAG CGACGTATGACTACATTACGGATGTGAACATGAATGCTGGCAGCCGACATTTGCCATATGATGTCTG GCGTGGAATAGACTTCATAGATTCACCTGAATTTGAAATTATCTTCGTTTCCCAAATTCTGGCGTCCCTCTTTGCTGCCTGCGCAGTTATCGGTCTGGATAGCACGTGCGTGACCATCATCCTGCACTTATCAGGACAATTTAGATTAATCACGACGTGGCTCAGTAACATCGGTATCGAAATGCAGTACAATCGAATCGATTTGCACAACTGTCCTCCGAGTGTGTCTGCAGATTTGATCAAATGCATCCGTCACCATCAGCGATTAATAAA AGTGCTGCAGGATGTTAATTCCTTATTGACTCCCATCATCTTCATGCAAGTTTTCACGAGTAGCATTGTGTTCTGTCTGGGTGGATATGCGATCATCAGCAACAACGCAGCTGATGACCTATTCAAATTTGTGTCCTACATATTATCGATGACGATACAGCTTCTACTGTGGTGCTGGCCCGGCGAGATTCTAATTGAGGAAAGTCTGCACATAGGATACGCTGCTTATGTGAATGTGCCGTGGTACAACCTCCCGCCATTTTATCGAAGACAGTTATGCCTCATTGTTCTAAGGTCGCAGAAGACTTGCAGTCTATCGGCGTTCATCTTTCATTCGCTGTCAATCTATACTTTGACGAAT GTACTTAATACGGCTTTCTCTTATTTTGCTCTGTTGCGGCAAATACaggataaaaatatgtaa
- the LOC100879085 gene encoding odorant receptor 10-like, with product MLSATLDSMKQGYFDNGTSNRHLPYDVWHGMTYLKSPEFEIIYAGQIMASFACCCAVCGMDGMLLTTILHLSGQFRLITTWLTNIGIEMNYTTIDLSKRPVKIVAGLMKCIRHHQRLIKTVKDVNIFITPIVFVHLLTSGMQICLTGFAVLSNNVGANVFKFISYLGAVMIQLVMLCWPGEILIQESQKVAYAAYLNVPWYQLPLCYRRHLLFVIMKAQESCCIKALTFESLSSHTLTSVFNTAASYFTLLRQMQETPM from the exons ATGCTCTCTGCAACTCTAGATTCCATGAAACAAGGATACTTTGACAATGGTACCAGCAATCGACATTTACCATACGACGTCTG GCACGGAATGACGTACTTGAAGTCACCAGAATTTGAGATAATATATGCCGGCCAGATTATGGCTTCTTTTGCTTGCTGCTGCGCTGTGTGTGGCATGGATGGTATGCTTTTGACGACGATCTTACACTTGTCGGGACAGTTCCGTTTGATTACTACATGGCTGACTAACATTGGCATCGAAATGAATTACACAACTATCGATTTGAGTAAACGACCTGTAAAAATAGTGGCGGGTTTGATGAAATGCATTCGTCATCACCAACGATTAATTAA GACAGTAAAGGACGTCAACATTTTCATAACACCCATAGTCTTCGTACATCTCCTCACAAGTGGCATGCAGATCTGTCTAACAGGATTCGCGGTGCTTAGTAATAATGTGGGAGCTAATGTCTTCAAGTTCATCTCCTACTTAGGAGCGGTGATGATACAGTTGGTAATGCTGTGTTGGCCCGGAGAAATTCTGATCCAGGAAAGTCAGAAAGTGGCTTACGCAGCTTACCTGAATGTACCGTGGTACCAACTGCCGTTGTGTTATCGGAGACATCTGTTGTTCGTAATCATGAAGGCGCAGGAAAGCTGCTGTATTAAGGCGTTGACGTTTGAGTCGTTGTCCAGTCACACGTTAACAAGT GTATTTAATACAGCGGCTTCGTACTTTACCCTGCTGAGACAAATGCAAGAAACGCCGATGTAA